In Thermomonas paludicola, the following are encoded in one genomic region:
- a CDS encoding GntP family permease, whose product MSFLIVLAALCFLMLVAYRGYSVILFAPVAALGAVLLTDPQLVAPMFTGLFMDKMVGFLKLYFPVFLLGAIFGKVIELSGFSKSIVQATIRVVGAQRAMLSIVLVCALLTYGGVSLFVVVFAVYPFAAELFRQGDIPKRLIPGTIALGAFTFTMDALPGTPQIQNIIPTTFFGTSTWAAPWLGTLGGVFILCVGMGYLEWRRRAAVAAGEGYGDPATLRNEPAPFAGQRLANPLIAVLPLLVVGLFNKALTLWIPLHYGASTRFVPGVIGNPAPVVQEVSKVAAIWAVEGALLAGIACVLVFAWKPVKAGFSEGSKSAISGALLAGMNTASEYGFGAVIAALPGFLVVAHALGSIPNPLVNEAVTVTALAGITGSASGGMSIALAAMADTFIANAHAAGIPLDVLHRVAAMASGGMDTLPHNGAVITLLAVTGLTHRQAYKDVFAVTLIKTMAVFVAIGLYYAFGLV is encoded by the coding sequence ATGTCGTTCCTGATCGTGCTTGCGGCACTGTGCTTCCTGATGCTGGTGGCCTATCGCGGCTACAGCGTCATCCTGTTCGCGCCAGTGGCCGCGCTGGGCGCGGTGCTGCTGACCGATCCACAGCTGGTGGCGCCGATGTTCACCGGCCTGTTCATGGACAAGATGGTCGGCTTCCTGAAGCTGTACTTCCCGGTGTTCCTGCTGGGTGCGATCTTCGGCAAGGTGATCGAGCTGTCGGGGTTCTCGAAGTCCATCGTGCAGGCCACCATCCGCGTGGTCGGCGCGCAGCGGGCGATGCTGTCCATCGTGCTGGTGTGCGCGCTGTTGACCTACGGCGGCGTGTCGCTGTTCGTGGTGGTGTTCGCGGTGTATCCGTTTGCCGCCGAGTTGTTCCGCCAGGGCGACATCCCGAAGCGCTTGATCCCCGGCACGATCGCGCTGGGCGCGTTCACCTTCACCATGGACGCGCTGCCCGGCACGCCGCAGATCCAGAACATCATTCCGACGACCTTCTTCGGCACCAGCACCTGGGCCGCGCCGTGGCTGGGCACGCTGGGTGGCGTGTTCATCCTGTGCGTGGGCATGGGCTATCTGGAATGGCGCCGTCGCGCCGCTGTCGCCGCCGGCGAAGGCTATGGCGATCCGGCAACGCTGCGGAACGAGCCAGCCCCGTTCGCCGGCCAGCGGCTGGCCAATCCGTTGATTGCCGTGTTGCCCCTGCTGGTGGTGGGTCTCTTCAACAAAGCGTTGACGCTGTGGATTCCCCTGCATTACGGCGCCAGCACCCGCTTCGTGCCGGGCGTGATCGGCAACCCGGCACCGGTGGTGCAAGAGGTCTCGAAAGTCGCCGCGATCTGGGCGGTGGAAGGCGCGCTGCTGGCCGGCATCGCCTGCGTGCTGGTCTTCGCGTGGAAACCGGTCAAGGCGGGTTTTTCCGAAGGCAGCAAATCCGCGATTTCCGGCGCACTGCTGGCGGGCATGAACACCGCTTCCGAATATGGCTTCGGCGCGGTGATTGCCGCCCTGCCCGGGTTCCTGGTGGTCGCCCACGCGCTGGGGTCGATCCCCAATCCGCTGGTCAACGAAGCGGTCACCGTCACTGCGCTGGCCGGCATCACCGGCTCGGCCTCGGGCGGCATGAGCATCGCCCTGGCGGCGATGGCCGACACCTTCATCGCCAATGCCCACGCCGCCGGCATCCCGCTGGACGTACTGCATCGCGTCGCCGCGATGGCCTCCGGCGGCATGGACACGCTGCCACACAACGGCGCGGTGATTACCCTGCTGGCAGTGACCGGGCTGACCCATCGGCAGGCCTACAAGGATGTCTTCGCGGTCACGCTCATCAAGACCATGGCGGTGTTCGTGGCGATCGGGCTGTACTACGCGTTCGGCCTGGTCTGA
- the dinB gene encoding DNA polymerase IV, whose product MDAFYASVEQRDDPALRGKPVVVAWRGARSVVCAASYEARTFGIRSAMPAIRAERLCPDAVFVPPDFSRYKAVSRQIRDVFERYTTLVEPLSLDEAYLDVTSPKRDLGSATAIASEIRAAIFEETALTASAGIAPNKFLAKIASDWNKPNGQCVVKPQQIQAFLAHLPVGRLPGVGKVMAGKLAGLGIATCTDLRSLGADALEQRFGRWGRRLHELSLGIDERAVQTGRATLQISNEDTFPSDLPLGALEPHIRRLAIDTWNDYGREWQRHPGRIARTVVLKLKTSDFRILTRSLTANAPPTSETALVQTACDLRNRVALPSTTRYRLVGVGLSGFAEADGHPAQEDLFPPLEKP is encoded by the coding sequence ATGGATGCGTTCTATGCCTCCGTGGAACAGCGCGATGATCCTGCGCTGCGCGGAAAGCCCGTGGTGGTCGCGTGGCGCGGCGCGCGTTCGGTGGTGTGCGCGGCCAGCTACGAAGCGCGCACCTTCGGCATTCGCTCGGCGATGCCGGCAATCCGTGCCGAGCGGCTGTGCCCCGATGCGGTGTTCGTGCCGCCGGATTTCTCCCGCTACAAAGCCGTATCGCGGCAAATCCGCGATGTCTTCGAGCGCTATACCACGCTGGTTGAGCCGCTGTCGCTGGACGAAGCCTATCTCGACGTGACCTCACCCAAGCGCGACCTGGGCAGCGCCACCGCGATTGCCAGCGAGATCCGCGCCGCGATCTTCGAGGAAACAGCGCTCACGGCCTCGGCCGGCATTGCACCCAACAAGTTCCTGGCCAAGATCGCCAGCGACTGGAACAAGCCGAATGGGCAATGCGTGGTCAAGCCGCAGCAGATCCAGGCGTTCCTCGCGCACCTTCCGGTAGGTCGCCTGCCGGGCGTGGGCAAGGTGATGGCAGGCAAGCTTGCCGGACTGGGCATCGCCACCTGCACCGATTTGCGCAGCCTTGGCGCCGACGCGCTGGAGCAGCGCTTCGGGCGTTGGGGACGGCGCCTGCACGAGCTCTCGCTGGGCATCGACGAGCGCGCCGTGCAAACCGGGCGCGCCACGCTGCAGATCTCCAACGAAGACACCTTTCCCAGCGACCTTCCGTTGGGCGCGCTGGAACCGCATATCCGCAGGCTGGCAATCGACACCTGGAACGATTACGGTCGCGAGTGGCAGCGCCACCCCGGGCGAATTGCACGCACCGTGGTGCTGAAGCTGAAAACCTCGGACTTCCGCATCCTTACCCGCAGCCTGACCGCCAACGCGCCACCGACCAGCGAAACTGCACTGGTGCAAACCGCGTGCGACCTGCGCAATCGTGTGGCGCTGCCCAGCACTACCCGTTATCGACTGGTTGGCGTGGGACTTTCCGGCTTTGCCGAGGCCGACGGCCACCCGGCGCAGGAGGATCTGTTTCCGCCGCTTGAAAAGCCATGA
- a CDS encoding esterase/lipase family protein produces MPTSRLGDELRGVAQLLVRGVTTTTDLAESVHASILGTPARLAGSARSAARTRGIPGVAYDSVRRTANLVGTGLDEVLARLPSCWADAAPSPRREAMLAVLNGVLGDHLAATGNPLALAATLRSNGRPLALNEHAPGHASPRLLVQVHGLCMNDLQWRHRGHDHGQHLAAEHGYTAIHLHYNSGLSIAENGRVFSVLLQQLLEHWPVPIERFAILGHSMGGLVARAAILDATRHSRDWVQQLDQIVFLGTPHHGAPLERAGNVLQTVLGLTPWTAPFMRLGQLRSAGIQDLRHGTIDAALPRDAPTTPQLPAGIRAYAVAASTQATSPARAGRRLRGDGLVPIASALGEHRDLRLNLRIPPSRQRLVERTGHLQLLGSPEVYRHLRRWLA; encoded by the coding sequence TTGCCGACGTCCCGTTTGGGCGATGAGCTGCGCGGGGTTGCACAGTTGCTGGTGCGCGGCGTCACCACCACCACCGATCTTGCCGAAAGCGTGCATGCAAGCATTCTGGGAACGCCGGCACGGCTGGCCGGTTCTGCGCGCAGCGCCGCCCGCACGCGCGGCATTCCAGGAGTCGCATACGACAGCGTCCGCCGCACCGCGAACCTGGTGGGAACGGGGTTGGATGAAGTGCTTGCGCGGCTTCCATCGTGCTGGGCGGATGCAGCGCCGTCGCCCCGCCGCGAAGCCATGCTGGCAGTGCTCAACGGCGTGCTGGGCGACCACCTCGCCGCCACCGGAAACCCGCTTGCGCTGGCGGCCACGCTGCGCAGCAACGGCCGCCCGTTGGCATTGAACGAACACGCGCCAGGGCACGCATCGCCGCGCCTGCTGGTACAAGTCCACGGCCTGTGCATGAACGACCTGCAATGGCGTCACCGTGGCCATGACCATGGCCAGCACCTGGCCGCCGAGCACGGCTATACGGCGATCCACCTGCACTACAACAGCGGCCTGTCGATCGCTGAAAACGGCCGCGTGTTTTCCGTGCTGCTGCAACAGTTGCTGGAGCACTGGCCGGTACCTATCGAGCGCTTCGCCATCCTTGGCCACAGCATGGGCGGGCTGGTGGCCCGCGCCGCCATCCTCGACGCCACACGGCACTCACGCGACTGGGTGCAGCAGCTCGACCAAATCGTGTTCCTCGGCACGCCGCATCACGGCGCACCGCTGGAACGCGCCGGCAACGTACTGCAAACCGTGCTTGGGCTCACGCCGTGGACGGCGCCTTTCATGCGCCTTGGCCAGCTGCGCAGTGCCGGCATCCAGGACCTGCGCCACGGCACCATCGACGCCGCCCTTCCCCGCGATGCTCCCACTACCCCGCAGCTGCCCGCCGGCATTCGCGCCTATGCCGTGGCCGCATCCACCCAGGCCACCTCACCGGCACGCGCAGGCCGCCGGCTGCGCGGCGATGGCCTCGTGCCCATCGCCAGCGCCCTTGGCGAACACCGCGACCTGCGCCTCAACCTGCGGATTCCCCCTTCCCGCCAGCGATTGGTGGAGCGCACCGGACATCTGCAACTGCTCGGCAGCCCCGAGGTGTATCGCCACCTGCGGCGCTGGCTGGCTTAG
- a CDS encoding MFS transporter: MTENTASAPGLSRQQLKTLTLAALGGALEFYDFVIFVFFATTMGALFFPADTPQWLTLVQTFGIFAAGYLARPLGGVLMAHFGDLSGRKRMFMLSILLMAVPTLLMGLLPTYAQIGMAAPLLLLLLRIMQGAAIGGEAPGAWVFVSEHVSPRHRNLACGALSLGLLAGILIGSLVARAVNAAFDDAQLLAWGWRIPFIVGGVFGLLALHVRRQLHETPVFADMQARRALSAELPLKAVVRDHLGAVLLGMLLTWLLTAAVVVTILMMPTFLQGMGVSRDAALAGNALAVLAAMAANLLAGALADRFGAGRVLALWSLLLGVAFWWFYREAQAGAYSQWHYALAGSAVGLTAMIPAIALSGFPARVRFSGLSFSYNVAYAIAGGLTPVLLSLAMKDNPAAPMQYIVAMSALGMALGGYVAVRQERAGAPSAA, from the coding sequence ATGACCGAAAACACCGCCTCCGCCCCCGGCCTGTCCCGCCAACAACTCAAGACGCTCACGCTAGCCGCATTGGGCGGCGCGCTGGAGTTTTACGACTTCGTCATATTCGTGTTTTTTGCCACCACGATGGGTGCGCTGTTCTTTCCGGCCGACACACCGCAGTGGCTGACGCTGGTGCAGACCTTCGGCATCTTTGCCGCCGGTTATCTGGCGCGGCCGCTGGGCGGCGTGCTGATGGCGCACTTCGGCGACCTGTCCGGGCGCAAGCGCATGTTCATGCTCAGCATCCTGCTGATGGCGGTTCCAACCCTGCTGATGGGCCTGCTGCCGACCTATGCACAGATCGGCATGGCAGCACCGCTGCTGCTGTTGCTGCTGAGGATCATGCAGGGTGCAGCCATCGGTGGCGAGGCGCCGGGCGCGTGGGTGTTCGTCAGCGAGCACGTGTCGCCGCGGCATCGCAACCTGGCTTGCGGTGCGCTGTCGCTGGGACTGCTGGCCGGCATCCTGATCGGCTCGCTGGTGGCGCGCGCAGTCAATGCCGCGTTCGATGACGCGCAGCTGCTGGCATGGGGCTGGCGCATTCCGTTCATCGTGGGCGGCGTGTTTGGCCTGCTGGCGCTGCACGTGCGCAGGCAGTTGCACGAAACGCCGGTATTCGCCGACATGCAGGCGCGGCGCGCGCTGTCGGCGGAGTTGCCGCTCAAGGCCGTGGTGCGCGATCACCTCGGCGCGGTGCTTCTTGGCATGCTGTTGACCTGGCTGCTCACCGCCGCGGTGGTGGTGACCATCCTGATGATGCCCACGTTCCTGCAGGGGATGGGCGTCAGCCGCGACGCCGCGCTGGCCGGCAATGCGCTGGCGGTGCTGGCGGCGATGGCGGCAAACCTGCTTGCCGGCGCGCTGGCCGACCGCTTCGGCGCCGGCCGCGTGCTGGCGCTGTGGAGCCTGCTGCTGGGCGTCGCGTTCTGGTGGTTCTATCGCGAGGCGCAGGCCGGCGCCTATTCGCAATGGCATTACGCCCTCGCCGGCAGCGCCGTGGGCCTGACCGCGATGATCCCGGCCATCGCGCTGAGTGGTTTCCCCGCGCGCGTGCGATTCTCCGGGCTGTCGTTTTCCTACAACGTGGCCTACGCCATCGCCGGCGGGCTGACGCCCGTGCTGCTGAGCCTGGCGATGAAGGACAACCCGGCAGCGCCGATGCAGTACATCGTGGCGATGTCGGCGCTTGGCATGGCGCTTGGCGGATATGTGGCCGTGCGGCAGGAGCGCGCAGGGGCGCCTTCAGCAGCCTGA